CGGCCTTCCGAGGATTACACTATAGCTCATGTCGCCATCTACCACTTCAAACATAGTGGTCTTTGTTACACCTTCGGCATGTGTGGGTAGCAAAATTTCTCCTCAGGTTGTCACACTTGTTAGGTTGAAGCCAGCTAGAATCTTTATTGCCAAAATGATGTTCCCGGTTAACTTTGCTTGCTCTAGAACTCTCTATTGTATGATGTTGGCTAAACATCCTGGATTAACCAAAACACGCTTAATTTTGAAATCTAGAACATTAAGAGAAATTATCAAAGCATCATTGTCTGGTAGAAGAACTCCATCAACATCTTCCTCCGTGAACGTGATGTCATCATTTGAAACTTCTCGGATCCTCTTGCCATGAGTCACAGATATCTTCGTCTTCTTTGCTGTCGAAAATGTCACCTTGTTGACTTTGTCTCCTCTGAATATCATGTTGATTGTCATCCGAGGTGACCCTACTGCCAGATTTGATAGTTCTGCAATGTTCTTATTTCTCCCATAGTTATTTTTGGTGTGGTCGCTTAAAAATTCCCTGAGGTGACCATTCTTCAACAACGTCTCCATCTCTTCACGAAGATATCGGCAGTCCCTAGTCCTATGGCCGTGAGTCCCATGGAATTCACACCATAGATTAGGATTCCTTTTGCTAGGATCTGATCGGATCGATTTTGGGAACCTAAATTCTTTAGTATATCTGATGGCCGACACCAATTCCACTAGGCTGATATTAAAATTGTAATTGGACAATCGGGGATACGCTAAATCTCAGGACCCTAGCACCTCTTTCTCCTGCAAATGATCTGCTACTCTGGCCACGATCAGTCCTTCTATCGGAATTAAACCTATCCGATGACTGGAATCCTTTATTACCACGCCCATTGGCCCTCCCGTAAGGCTGAAAACGACTTTTAGAGTGTCTCCGATCTGTATCAAAATCATTTTTCAGCTTATCTTGATTCCGATCACGATTCTATCCTTTCGAAGACACCGAGGAACTAAGTTGATCATCTTCTATTCTGATCTTTGACTCGTAGCGGTTGTGAAGATCTGCCCGTGTGGTTGCCTGAAATTCGAGCAAACTTTCCTTCAATTTTCATAAGGCATCGGAGCTCAAGGGGTTGAGACCCTTTGTAAATGTATCTACTGCCCACTCGTCCGGAACCGCTAGTAACAACATCCTTTCTTTCTGGTACCAGATCACAAACTTTCACAACAGCTCGGATTCTCTTAGCGAAATTCTGAATATATCAACCTTTCTGGCCTGGACCTTTCTTACTCCAACATGAGGTTTGATGAACGAATCTGCAAGCATTTCAAAATAATCAATAGAATGTTCAGGCAAAAGGGAATACAAAGTTAAGGCACCCTTCATAAGGCTTTATCTAAACTTCTTCAACAAAATCGATTCGATATCATGCTGGGCCAATTCGTTTCCCTTTACTGTCGTAGTGTAGGTCAGGATGTGCTCCTGCGGATCTGAAGTCCCATCATATTTTGGTATATATGGCATCTTAAACCTCTTCGGTATCAACTCCGATGCCGCACTTGGGTTGAACGGCAACTGCATATACTTCTTTGAATCTGGTACCTTTAACACTAGTGGCGACCCCGAGATCTGATCTATCCTAGCATGAAATTCCTTTGCATTCTAATCCATTCGTTCATTCATTTATCTCATGAATCACATGAGCTTGGTTTTGAAAGGATCATTTAAATTGTTGTTCCCAAATCCGTTATCCGTACCTCCGACCTCCTCCCCTGAAGTGTCGTTATAGGTTCTTTGAGCCATTTGATTTACGGGAATACTGGAATGAATTGGGGACCTTCCATTGGCATTATTGGAAGCACCTGATAATGCCTGCTTTAATTCTATCATCACCCGATCTTGCCTTAATAGGTGATCCATAATTACCTTTTGTTGTTCTCTCAAGATTTTGACTATTTCAAC
The Nicotiana sylvestris chromosome 11, ASM39365v2, whole genome shotgun sequence DNA segment above includes these coding regions:
- the LOC138881355 gene encoding uncharacterized protein is translated as METLLKNGHLREFLSDHTKNNYGRNKNIAELSNLAVGSPRMTINMIFRGDKVNKVTFSTAKKTKISVTHGKRIREVSNDDITFTEEDVDGVLLPDNDALIISLNVLDFKIKRVLVNPGCLANIIQ